GCATGTCTTAACCTCCGGCACGACATGGGTGGAAATGCCGTCCTCCGCCAAAGCGATTCTTGCGGCCTCGACATCAGTCTTGCGAAGATTGACCCGCAAGAAAATGCCAGCACGCCTTTGCTGGATGCGCGCTGCCGCGACCGCCTGATCACCCAGACTTTCCTGCCAATCAGGCCAAAGCCAATCTGGCAAGTCACACATCTCGGCAGTTTGGGCGTTAATGTCGACATTGGGCGCACGGCTTTCCGCATCCGTTAATGCGGAGGGCCCATAATCGCCCGCACCGAACACCGTCTCTGGCGCGATTCCATCGCGGCGCAACAGTCCAAGGATCATGCCCCGCGCGGTCTGCGCATCACCGATCGCAGAAAGCGATCGTTTGGCGCGCAACACGTCGAAAACATGATCTCTGATTGCCGCGCGATCCTTGGATCCGGCAAAGCGGTTGGATCGTGCCCATTGCGTAATCGCGCGCTCAGCGACAGCCCCCGACAGGATCGCGTCAAGAACGTCGATAGCTGCAGCGTAGCGGGCGGCAGGTGTCATGCATCACACCAGAACGAACAGAACGTTATTATCCGACACGGTAATTCGGACTTTCGCGCGTGATCTGAACGTCGTGCACGTGGCTTTCCTTTAAACCCGCACCGGTGATCTTTACGAAGGTCGCATTCTTGCGCATCTCGGCAACTGTGGCGTTGCCCGTGTATCCCATTGCTGCACGCAGGCCGCCGACAAGCTGATGCAACACGGTCCCAGCAGAGCCTTTGTAAGGTACCTGTCCTTCAATACCTTCGGGTACCAACTTGTCACTTGCGGCATCTTTCTGAAAGTACCGATCAGCGGATCCGCGTGCCATGGCACCAAGACTGCCCATGCCGCGATAGGATTTGTAGGACCGGCCCTGATAAAGGATCACCTCACCTGGGCTTTCATCGGTGCCTGCGATCATGGACCCAACCATGGCGCAAGACGCACCGGCAGCAATCGCTTTGGCGAAATCACCCGAGAACTTGATACCGCCATCGGCAATGACGGGGACGTCGCCGGCTGCCGCGGCACTGTCCATGATCGCGGTCAGCTGCGGAACGCCAACACCGGCGACCATGCGAGTCGTACAGATGGACCCGGGACCAATCCCGACCTTGACGCCATCTGCACCCGACCCGATAAGCGCGCGGGTTGCTTCGCCCGTGGCCACATTTCCCGCAACTACCTGCACCTCGTTCGACAGCATCTTGGCGCGCTCGACCGCCTTTGCGACGCCATCGGAATGGCCATGCGCCGTGTCAACCACAAGCATGTCAACGCCCGCGTCAACCAGCGCTTGCGAGCGTTCGTAACCGGCATCACCTACACCGGTCGCCGCCGCAACACGAAGGCGTCCCAGATGGTCCTTGCAGGCCTGCGGGTTCAAGACGGCCTGCTCACTATCCTTGAGGGTCAGCAGACCGGTCAGCTTGCCATCGCCATTGGTGATAAGAAGCTTTTCAATGCGGCGCGCCTGCATCAAAGAACGGGCCTCATCAAGGTCGGCGGGTTCCTGCAACATCGCCAGATTGTCAGATGTCATCATGACAGAAACCGGTGTTGCATCGTCAGTCGCAAAGCGCATGTCGCGATTGGTGACGATACCGACAACGCGCCCTTCCTTGCCAACCACGGGGAAACCGGTCA
The sequence above is drawn from the Cognatiyoonia koreensis genome and encodes:
- the guaB gene encoding IMP dehydrogenase, encoding MEIREALTFDDVLLVPAASSVLPSTADTRTNVTKSISMNIPLLSSAMDTVTEARMAIAMAQAGGMGVVHKNLDIEAQAREIRRVKRFVSGTVYNPITLTPDQTLADAKELMERYRVTGFPVVGKEGRVVGIVTNRDMRFATDDATPVSVMMTSDNLAMLQEPADLDEARSLMQARRIEKLLITNGDGKLTGLLTLKDSEQAVLNPQACKDHLGRLRVAAATGVGDAGYERSQALVDAGVDMLVVDTAHGHSDGVAKAVERAKMLSNEVQVVAGNVATGEATRALIGSGADGVKVGIGPGSICTTRMVAGVGVPQLTAIMDSAAAAGDVPVIADGGIKFSGDFAKAIAAGASCAMVGSMIAGTDESPGEVILYQGRSYKSYRGMGSLGAMARGSADRYFQKDAASDKLVPEGIEGQVPYKGSAGTVLHQLVGGLRAAMGYTGNATVAEMRKNATFVKITGAGLKESHVHDVQITRESPNYRVG